A window of Salvia splendens isolate huo1 chromosome 8, SspV2, whole genome shotgun sequence genomic DNA:
GCTTCGGCCATCTCGGGGCTCAACCATATTCGTTACTGGGGCATGGATAGTCTCCCTGCAGCTGCTGCAGGCGGCACCATTGCCTGGAGTCTTACAGTTCTCGCCATGGGGTGAGTCATAATTATCCTCTAATCATCTTTCTTCCTTCCTTTTGCTTTTACGGGAGCCAACGGTGTCTGTTTCTTTGACAGGTTTGCGTGGAAACAGATCGATTTGAGCGGCAGAAATAGCCGTTTGGTGAGATGAATAAAAATCGGATCTTTACATACAGATTCTGAATGGTAACGTTTTGCTTATGGGTTGTTCTTTTGGTTGGTTGCAGGTAACAATGGAAGCTTTCATCATAATCCTGTCAGCTACGCAGCTCTTCTACATCGCCCTCATCCATGGAGGTGCTGCGGGGGAGAGGAGATGAACATGAGAAACGACTTTGACATTTATATGCTGTTGTGATTCTTGTTCTTGTTTGATCTTTGTTTCTAGGAGTTATTtccttttgtttgtttttgatTGTACGAATAGAGATGGATTGATTTGActgaatcaaatcaaataaaaaggagTGAGTGCATGAATTATGTTCAATCATTTCGGCAGCTGTTGCAAAATACTTCACACTTTTATTAATTAAGGGGCAGTTGAAGAACAATAATTCACAAGAAAGTGTATGTCTATAATCACTGCTAAATCAACACGAAAAGGCAGAACTAACTCTTTGTTTTGATGATGGAGATCTTCATTGACATCCTCCACAGCTTTCCTCAGCCACAATGTCTGCTTCTGCTTCAAGAAGATTCTACAACTTCGAAATTTTGTTTCAGAATCTGCAACAAATGAAATATTCATATATTGTGTGCTATTTAACTCAACTGTAGACCAAAAGGTGAACTACACGTAAATAAATGGCAGAAACTGTTTTATGCAACaaattgtgatttgtgaatAAGAAACACAGATGTGTTTACTTTTGATTAATCACCAGACCCTCAAAACATTTCAAACAATCCACAGCAACTCTTCCACGTCGTTTTTTGAACTGGGTACGGAGAAGGAGCCACCACCGGCTGCAGAAGAATAGAAAAAAGGACCTAATTATAGCACGAAGTGTATTCCAGATTACTTGAATGTGTTCAAAGGGTTCAGACGCAACACACACCTGAGCAACGTTAGAATCTTTTACGTGTTGTGCTCCATTGTCTAAAGCAACTCTAGGAAGTGTTGATCTATCATCATTTTCTTGAGTAACAAATTCTCTTGGATCTAAGGTTTTTGGAGTGATCTCAGCAGATCCAACATCTGCTTCTTCAACTGACGTGCAAATTCTTTCTTCGACCGAGCCAAGCTTTTTCCCCTCGTTCCCCTCTAGTGTACACTCAACAACAAGAGGAGCCACAGAGATGCTTTCCACAGTTGAATCACAAATAGACTCAACTGGCTTTCCAGATAAAGAATCATCCACTCCCACTGATACCTCGGAAGCAAAGCTAGACTCAGCTTCCCCTTTCTTGATTCCACAGTTCTCATCATctgagctgctgctgctgctgccacAACTCCCCGATGAACCTCCACCATATGGCTTCCTGTTTTCCCCATTGTGGTCGATGATGCTATCGTTCACACCCGATTCATCCTCAATCTTGGTATCCTTCTCCACCCCAACTCGAGATCCTTCCACGGAAGAAGCACCTCCGGCCTCTGCTTCGGCCAGAAGCTTCTCGTGCTTCACATCAGCATCATCCCCTGCCATACATACGAGTCATTTGAAAAACAGTTCAACTCAAAACCCTTTGACTCTGAGATCCATAGAGATTTTAAAATCTTAAGAGACTAAAAGAAAAAGCAAAAAAGCACCATTTCCCCATTCAACATTGATCCATGGCATTCAGCCCTTCACCAATCACCATTAACTTCACATAACAAAGCTTAGCAACAACCCCACTTCCAATCATAGCACAAGGCACAAACACAATAATATCTCTTTAACTAGTAATAGTGTTGTTTTGCAAGAATGAGTAACAACAAGATAAGCCCACAATAAGAAACCAATAAACGACACAATGGTTTGCACACATTagacaaataaagtaaaaaagaaggaATTTTTAAAAGATGGGTCCGTTCTAAAAGCAAAGTATCCGAACCGTGAGTGTGAGCAGGAGCAGAATCAGAGTGATTGTGGGGCGGATTTGgattctccttcttcttcttggcagCTTTTCGCTTCTTCGCACCTGACGGCATAATTAGCGACTGACGGATTAGTTAAATCTACAGCAGCTATGGATCAAATTAGATTGCGAGCTCTCTTTCACAACTAAATCTGTAATTTCCAAGTACAGCTTTGCTGTCTCTTTGGGCTTCTATGGTTTTGATTTGAGAAGGGAATTGTGTATGAAAAATGACAGTAAATAAGACAAAGGTGTGAGAGAGACATTAGAGGATGGTAGGGGGGAGAATTGAGAACAACtgtccaaaataaaataaaataaataaataaaataaaataaaataaaataaaataaaataaaataaaataaaataaaataaaataaataaaataaaataaaataaaataaaataaaataaaataaataaaataaaataaaataaaataaaataaaataaaataaaataattgaaggaAATATACATGTCATGAATTAAATGGTGTAGGAACCTTGTGAATCAGATTGGGGTTGGAGCTTGGCCAAGCAGTGAATTGGTAATCTCTGAGATAGTCTCGGATTCGAATCCACCATAATTAAGTCTATAAATTTAACTTATATGCTCATAAGAAAATAAGATAATGTTGAAGTTTATGTCATAGTACGAGTACTATTTGGTTTTGAGGGCACTCGAATTGTAGATTGAGTATTTGTGCAGTCTGCAAAACGCTTTAGCCTCGGGGTGGCATGAAATTGGTCAATCCATGAGCACAATGTGGCTCCATCTGGAaaaattttctctcttttctttctattttaactatttttgtGATTAAGACTTTTTAAAACTATTTTGAAAAGCTCCACTTAAACTCCAATTTTAAAATGTCATAAAATAGATCCACTCGTTTAAGAAgaagataatgataatatagtTTAGAAGAATAGTTAGGTTTTTCCTCCATTGCTGGCTAATTTACAAACATTATATCATGATATAAGATGAAAATGCAGTAAAATGTAAAATAGTAAATCACTGAATTCAGATTGAATCTAGTGACTAATATATATAGTAAAAACTTTGGGTTGTCTTGAAATGAAACTTGTAAATGAACACACATTTAAGCCCAGAATTACATCCATTTCTTCCCATATCTAGGTACTTGAACATGCCCTAAACGTTTTATAAGTgctttgattttataataaattttgttttgtaATTATTCTCACCATGCGTTTCATGTACTATGTAACAATCTCGCATAATGTCGATGGCATATAACATATTTCTGTCGGGTGCACTATGGTCAATAGGTGAAATTCTATCAATaatcaaagcaaatctcagTCTTTTGATCCttagattggatggttgtgataaaATATCTGAGCTACATTATTACACTAAAAGTGTTACATAATTAGCCGAACTATATGATTAGACTacacaatctacattattagactaaaacatgttacattattagccaaactacattattagactacacaatctacattattagatgacacgtgacattaatctaacggttacatcacaagatccaatgactGGGATTTgctttaatatttgataaaatttcacttattaatttgatcacatccctatttcTAGTATACGATAAATGCATTTCACCCTATTCAAATTTGTAAATTACATAATACTagtaaaatttattttcaaaggtACGGCTAAACGGCATCGTTTAATGATACAATTGAAGGACACCATGATAATAATTGGGTATGAATGGCGGAAGAGTGGGAAACGTCAATCAATGGTATGTAAGCATTGAATGGTGATGTAAATGAAGAGGGTCGAGTGGTGTGGATAGTGCCATGTAAATAAATTTGTAGTGCAAAACTAAGTTGGTGACATTAATGAAAAGTTGAAAATCATCCAACTTTCATGGCTACCGTACTGTGCCCAAGCTAAGTTCAACCAATCTAGACAATGTGCTTTAGGAATCGGATTAATAAGTCAATCTACAAAATAATCAATTCATGATTCAATCGGTCGAATCGGTTTGCTCATAGTATATGGAGTACAGTTTTTCAAGCCCACCCTTTAATAGTTGACGATGCGATTTTATACGATACTAACACTGAATACTTTACATACTTCCACGTTGATCATACCCAAATTCAATTAACTCCTGCCCATATAAAGTAAATAGTcgggactaaaatggaaaactaTTCAAAATTGAAAGGGAAGTTGGGCTTTCTAATTCAGACAGTACGACCTGATCCAGTTAATATgatgaatttaattttaaattttaaacgtCGATGAATGTAGGTATTACTcctaattttacaaaattaatagtaatactaAAAATATCgatattttttttcacaaatcCAACCATTTATTGAGAGTTGTCAGCAATCAGAGCACACATATAAAAGGTAAGGAGGGagcttttttttcttcttattttgaatttatttttggtatttttttgtgaattatTGTGAAAATTAAATTTCGAAATTGAAAGTAAATAACTATAATCATATTTTACCAAATCTCTGCGTTCACCCTAGATTATGCTGAtagatatattaaattaatataaatttgttAGTATTAATagagataatatatatatagtaacTGTTTTAATGTTGTATGGAGAATTTCatgattataaaataaaaaacaacagAAATTGCACCAACGTGAATACTCTACCTCCAAAGTACTTACAGTACCTTGCAATTCGTTCTGATCTCGCACGAACCATTCTTCCACGCGATTTTGATTTTGTCAAGGCTACAAGTGCACAGTGAAATCCAGTGTCACTGCAATTAAGAGAAGATCTGAATACGGGCGAGCTGAGCTCGAAGCGCGGCGGCAATGGATGCTTTCAGGAAACAAGCCAGTAAACTCAGAGAGCAAGTCGCCAAGCAGCAGCAGGTTTTCGACCCATTGATTTTTCGCGTTTTCTTTTTGGATTTCAATTCAAAAAGGTCCATAGACAACCGTCGAGGAATCAATTAGCTTAATTGTTAGCTTTCTCCTTGAAATTGCAGGCTGTGATAAAGCAGTTCGGTGGGAGCGGCTATGAAAGTTCAGAGGTTATGGTTATTGATGAGGTCGAGTTGCAGATGCATCACCAATTGGAGAAATTGTACAGATCCACTCGATCTGGAAGggtaattttttgtttaatgcTGAACTCTGTACTTGGAGTTATAAGTTTTTCCCTTACTAGTGAGAATTTCGTCAGCAATTTAGGAATTGTGCTTTGTATATAGTATCATGTCGTATTGATTATTGAAGTAAGTGTTTTGTGCATCAATCGTAACTTGATGTCGTGTTTTGTTATTACCAAATTTGGATCTAGATTGACACGAAATAAGAGGAGAGTGTGATGTAAAATTCTGGAATATGGATACAAATGGGGGGGTTCAGTACGGACTTTCCAAGCTAAATTCTAGCTTTTACCTTTCCTTATCTGTGTGTAAGTATGATTTGTGTTTCCTTTCCCTTGTGTGTTTTATCATTATTCTTTCTTGAATCAAATGCCTTTCGGTTTAGGACTTTAATTTAGTTTCATCAAGTTTTACTTAATATGTTTTAATGCTAATCTGCAGTTGAAGTAAAGAATGATGCAATGGAGGACTTTTATGAGATTTATTTTGGATGTGGACCTTCAATAGCTAGTTGAGAGTTATCTTATTTTCTTGTCATGGCTATTGTTTCTAGACATAAATTGGTTTTCTTTTGCAGGAGTTTCAGAAAGAAGTTGTCAAAGCAGCTGAGGCTTTCACTGCTGTGGGTTATAAACATATAGAAGCTGGTAAGTGTTTATGAATCGTCTATATGTCGAACTGTTCCTTTAAAACTTTTCCAGGTTAACTTTTTTCCCTGCTATCTGTGTACAAGCAGCGTATTGCATACTTAACTTTGTCCTGCATGTGTTATCCTAGTCAGGCACCAAGTTGTCTGAAGATTGTTCCAGATACGGTGCAGAGAATACTTATGATGAGGTTCTTGCGAAGGCTGCATCTGTATATGGGGAAGCCCGAAAACATGTGGAGAAGGAGCAGGATGATTTCAACAGATTGTTGTTTACACAGGTTGGTCGATAATTTCATCTACtcccgtcccacaagaatatgcactctttcctttttagtccgttccacaagaatatgcactttccaattttggaaactctcttctctctaataaggtgggacccattccccactaacaatactttaattactttttctctctacatctcttttattttatcaattttgcattaaaacccgtgccgtacccaaagtgcatattgtttgggacggagggagtataacattaTCGGTTGATCACTACCTCTTCTTATTCTTTGAGATTGGAAAATCCAACCAACAAGTTGATTTCAAACAAGTCAGCTAGTCTTCATGGTTATTATCTGATTACTTGAGCATTCAAAATGGTAAATGATCTGCTCAAATTTGTTGTGTTCTTGTTCGCTTTTCTGATGAATGCTTTACACATTTCAGAATTTTGTATAGTATGGTTTCTTATTTTAGTAACTAAAATATCCACGGTTAATTGAAAGCTATATGCATGTTTTTCTTATAACCTGACTAATTCATGATATAGGCTATGTAGCAGGATATAAAATGCAAACATCTTTTTACCTTGAAAATCAGCGTGTCTGACAATTTAAAGTCGCCAAAAATAATGTGGAGAGATGAAATAATATCTTACATCTGTGATCCTGGGGTAAAGGAAGTATCTTCTTTAATCATgctaattttttcaaaatctgCTTGTTTGACCATTAAACCAAGTCTTGGATGACAATATTATGTAATTTATATTTCCAGGTGTTAGAACCCTTGAGAGCAATGATTACTGGTACTCCCCTGGAAGATGCTAGACACCTTGCTCAACGATATAGTAAAATGAGACAAGAAGCTGAGGCACAGGTGCAAATTTTTGCATCAGATATATGGGCTTAGTTCTTTTAACATCAACAGTTCTACTGCAAATGGTTCTTATTTAAGTGATATATACAGGCAGCTGAAGTTTGTAGACGCCAAGCACGTGTAAGGGAATCACCTATTCCTGAAAATGTGGCAAAGCTGCATGCTGCAGAAACTAGAATGCAGGAACTCAAAGCAAATATGGCAGTACTTGGTAaagaagcagcagcagcgttATCTGCTGTAGAAGCACAGCAACAGAGGCTTACGTTT
This region includes:
- the LOC121743406 gene encoding membrane protein PM19L-like encodes the protein MAPPLQKLPLLLLCLNFCMYAIVVGIGAWSINRAIDHGFIIGKGFDLPAHFSPIYFPMGNAATGFFVIFSLIAGVVGVASAISGLNHIRYWGMDSLPAAAAGGTIAWSLTVLAMGFAWKQIDLSGRNSRLVTMEAFIIILSATQLFYIALIHGGAAGERR
- the LOC121743405 gene encoding uncharacterized protein LOC121743405 is translated as MPSGAKKRKAAKKKKENPNPPHNHSDSAPAHTHGDDADVKHEKLLAEAEAGGASSVEGSRVGVEKDTKIEDESGVNDSIIDHNGENRKPYGGGSSGSCGSSSSSSDDENCGIKKGEAESSFASEVSVGVDDSLSGKPVESICDSTVESISVAPLVVECTLEGNEGKKLGSVEERICTSVEEADVGSAEITPKTLDPREFVTQENDDRSTLPRVALDNGAQHVKDSNVAQPVVAPSPYPVQKTTWKSCCGLFEMF
- the LOC121743528 gene encoding SH3 domain-containing protein 3-like, with product MDAFRKQASKLREQVAKQQQAVIKQFGGSGYESSEVMVIDEVELQMHHQLEKLYRSTRSGREFQKEVVKAAEAFTAVGYKHIEAGTKLSEDCSRYGAENTYDEVLAKAASVYGEARKHVEKEQDDFNRLLFTQVLEPLRAMITGTPLEDARHLAQRYSKMRQEAEAQAAEVCRRQARVRESPIPENVAKLHAAETRMQELKANMAVLGKEAAAALSAVEAQQQRLTFQRLIAMVEGERTYHERVATILGNIETEVVSEKQRKEAAPPVTPLVHASDKIKYFLAEAIIAFDAETDKELSLAVGDFVVVRKVNPSGWSEGECRGRAGWFPSKYVEKRQRVPTNYTAAEVY